CGGCAAGACAGCTCGCTGCAATGCCTCGCGAGACGCCCCGTCCGGAACATCGACCGGACCCAACGCGTAAGGTTGCAGCCAGCGCGACAAGTCGAAACGTACGCCCGCCACGGTTCGCGGCATCGCCTGACCCGCACGAAGCGCCGTGCGCTGCACGCCGGAGCGTATTGGCGTCGAAGAAACGGACATCGCCGCCGACGGACCACCAGCGTTGGCGTTTTCCGTCGCGCGGAACATACGCTCGACGAACTGCTTGCGTGCGAGCAAGGTCGTACTGTCGATCCACGCGTCGCCACCGGGCCACCCCTTTACATTGGGCGGACGAAACAGGTCCTGCCCCAATACGCGCATCTGCTGCGCGAGCATCTGCGGATCGTCGTACCCGATATCGAACTCGCGAACGGTGTCCGTCACGAACTCGGACGGGGATTTGATCAACGTGCCGCGGGCGCGCGCGTCCCAGAACGCCGGCGTGAGGAACAACGCGCGCATCGCCACGCGTATGTCGTAGCCGCTCGCGCGAAACGCGTCGGCAACGCGCTCCACCTGAGTGGGGTCGGGTGTCGGCGATACGAACTCGAGCCACAATTTGCCGACGATGAACCTCGCCGTCTCCGGGCGCGCCAGCAGGATGTCGAGCACCTGATCGCCATCGAAGTCGCCCGTCCGATTCAGCACGGTCTTCGTGCCGGTGTCATGCAGGTCGGCACGCCAGACATATGTCATCGTGCTCCGGTCGAGACTCCAGCCGGTGTAGGCGCGCGCGGCTTCCCGCACGTCCTGCTCGGTGTAATGCCCTTCGCCCAACGTAAACAATTCCATCACTTCCCGTGCGAAGTTTTCGTTCGGATGCCCTTTGCGGCTGCCCGCGCCATCCAGATAGATGAGCATCGCCGGATCTTTGGAGACGTCGTGCAGCATCGTGCCGAAGTTGCCGAGCGCGTTTGCGCGCAGTAATACGTTCTGCCGGTACAGCACGGTCGGCTCGCGCACTTTGTCGTCACTCGACACGAAATGGTTGTGCCAGAACATCGTCATGCGCTCGGTCAGCGGCGAGGGCGTCGTCGCCATTTCCTGTGCCCACCAGGCAGACAGCGCGCTCGCCATGCGGTTGCGCCGCTCGTTGAGTTCGCGTCGCTCGTCCGGCGTCATTCCCTTGAGTGCAGCGCCGTAAAGCGGCGGATCGGCAGCCCATGCGGGGGGCGGCGTCACGGCCGTGCGGCGTGCCTGCATCAGCAACTGGTCGACGGCCTGCGCGCGGGTCAAGCCGACGAACGGCGCCAGTTCGCGCGCATCGGGCGCGTAGCCGGCGCGAGTGAGGAAATAACGGGCGTCGTCGGCGGTCAGTGGGCGCCTGGACGGATCGGCCGCCGACAGCGCAGCCCGTGACATCCTGGCATGGCCGGCTTGTCGAGCGTGCTGCTGCACGCGATTGGCATCCGGCGAACGGGCTTCGGCAGCGCGGGCGCCGGGGACAACAAGCGAAGCGCTCAGCATAGCAACGAGCCAGAGCGCGGCACACGCGCCTGCCGCCCGCGTGGAAGCCGTCGTGCGACATGTCATCGACGCGGCTGTGGCGCCATCGTCCGGCGGTGTGATTTCGGCCGACGGGACCGAGCGCAGCGCAAACGGCGCTTCGCCCGCCGCCGGACATGTCGTCCTTCGGTTGCAGTCGTGCCTGGTGCGCCACTTGCCCCTGTCGCGAGCTTCGTCGACGCAAAAAAAGCCAGCGTCGGCTGAGGCTGGCGGATTGGGTTTCGGCTTCATGGCACGCTCTCGTCAAAGTGACGTCACTGGCGTTTTCGGGAAGAAGCGTCGCGTAGTGTCCCCTTGTCGGCGAGGACTGCGCATCGTGTCAGTGACTATACAGTTCACGCACGGCGTCTTGAATGTGTTGACGCAGCAAGCGCCGATCTTCGGGCGACATGTGCCCATTGGGACGCCGGCCGGCTGGCGGATTCGGGAGATCGTCGGCGCGGCGATCTGCCGGAGGTTCGGCTGACTGCGCCTTCCTGGAGGCGTTGCGCGGCGACGGTGCAGGCGCGGCGTGTTGGACCCGGGGAGCGCTCGCCCCTTGGGATTGCGTGCTGAAATGAGCCACGGGACGGGCATACGTCACGCCCAGGTGTCCCCAGAGCATGATTCCCCCGAACAGTAGCGTAAACTCAGCAGCCCATCTCATCTTGTGCGTATGTCCTTCATGCCATGCGGCTGTTTTTGCCCTGGCAGGGGTGCAAGTGTACCCACTGCCTATGGTCAGCGCTCAAGCCGTAGGGTAAATTGTGTAACCCTTTGTAACCCGCTTTGGCGGCCTCCTCAGTTCGCAACATTTCGGGCTAAGATACACGGCATGGAAAACAAAAACTCTCCCAAAATTCTGGTTGTCGACGACGATCCGCGCCTGCGCGACCTACTGCGTCGTTACCTCGGGGAACAGGGTTTCAATGTCTTTGTGGCCGAAAATGCGACGGCCATGAACAAGCTTTGGGTGCGCGAGCGCTTCGATCTGCTCGTGCTGGACCTGATGCTCCCCGGTGAAGACGGTCTTTCGATTTGTCGCCGTCTACGTGGCGCGAACGACCGCACGCCGATCATCATGTTAACGGCCAAAGGCGAGGATGTCGACCGTATCGTCGGCCTCGAGATGGGCGCCGACGATTACTTGCCGAAGCCCTTCAATCCGCGCGAACTCGTCGCACGCATTCATGCAGTGCTGCGCCGTCAGGCGCCGCCTGAGCTTCCCGGTGCGCCCAGCGAAACGATGGAGACGTTCGAGTTCGGCGACTTCGCCCTGAATCTCGCCACACGCACGCTCACCAAGAACGGCCAGGAAATCGCGCTCACCACGGGCGAGTTTTCGGTGCTGAAAGTCTTCGCACGCCACCCGCGTCAGCCGCTCTCGCGCGAAAAGCTCATGGAACTGGCACGAGGTCGCGAATACGAAGTGTTCGACCGCAGCCTCGATGTACAGATCTCGCGCTTGCGCAAGCTCATCGAGCCGGATCCGGGCAGCCCCCGCTTCATTCAAACGGTGTGGGGCCTGGGCTACGTGTTCATCCCGGACGGCGGCGCGTGATCGGCCGTCATGACGTCCCAGGTTATCGAACGACGCCGGTCGCAATGCTTTCGCGCGCCGGCGTCTCGCCTTGTCCCGCACTGCGCTCCATGTCTTTCGCCGAGGCTCGCATAAGCTTTCGCCACTGCGCGCTTCGAACCTTCCGGCACGCCCACGCCACGTACTAGACGGAGCAACCCCATGCATCCGATACGGATGGTACGCGGGCTGTTCGGTGGTCTGTTCTGGCGTACCTTCTTCCTCATTGCCCTGCTCATCGGTGTCAGCCTCGCGGCCTGGTACCAGAGTTTTCGCGTAATCGAGCGCGAACCGCGCGCCCAACGCGTCGCGCAGCAACTCGTCTCCATCGTCAAGCTCACCCGCACCGCCCTGCTCTACTCGGAGCCCGACCTGCGACGTGCGCTGCTTCAGGATCTGGAGAGCAACGAAGGCATTCGTGTGTACCCGCGCGAACCGGCAGACGCCGTCGAGAAACAACGCGCGGGCGTCGTGCAGGACCTGATCGTGCGCGACGTACAGCGCCGCCTGGGCACCGACACCGTGATTGCCGCCTCCGTCAACGACATCCCCGCGATGTGGATCAGCTTCAAGATCGACGAAGACGACTACTGGGTCGCCATCGAACAGGATCGCATCGACACGGCCACCGGTCTCCAACTATTCAGTTGGGGCACATTCGCCCTCGCCCTCTCCCTCATCGGCGCGGCCTTCATCACCGCGCTCGTGAACCGTCCGTTCGCCCGACTGGCGCACGCCGCGCGAGCCATTGGCGAAGGACACCGCCCCGACCCATTGCCCGAGCGCGGCATGGGCGAGGCTGCCGAGGCGAATCGCAGCTTCAACCAGATGGTGGAGGAACTCGACCGGCTGGAGGCGGATCGTGCCCTGATGCTCGCCGGGATTTCCCACGACCTGCGCACGCCGCTGGCCCGCCTGCGACTGGAGACGGAGATGAGTCCGTCGGACGAGTCGGTCAAGCGCGACATGATCAGCGACATCGAGCAGATGGACGAAATCATCGGCCGCTTCCTCGATTATGCGCGTCCGGCCTCGCGCACGACGCAGTCCATCGACCTGTCCGAAATCGCACGCGACACCGCCGCCAATTTCGACGGACGCGACGACCTGAACCTCAGCGTCGATCTCGCCGATGCCGCCCCGGTTCTCGCGGAGCGCACCGATCTCAAGCGCCTGCTCACGAACCTGATCGAGAATGCGCGCAAATACGGGCGCGATGCACAAACGGACATCGCCAACGTCCACATCTCGACCCGGGTGCTGGGCGAACGTGTGGAGATGCGCGTACGCGATACCGGCCCCGGAATTCCCGAGGAACAATTGCACCTCGTGTTCCGTCCTTTCTATCGTGTGGACACGGCGCGCACGAAGGCGGACGGCACCGGTCTGGGCATGGCGATCGTGCAGCGCATTGCGTCGCGTTACAAGGGGCATGCCTCGCTGCGCAATGTTCGCCCGGGTTCCGGCCTTGAAATCATCGTGTCATTTCCGCTTGCTAAATAAGTGTTTGATGTGATCCGGCGAAAATTTGGCTATGCTCAAGGCTTGGCGCCACGCCACACCGCAAAATCCTATCGACGGGATTTGTTTTAACTATCTCCCAAATAAAATAAAGCTATTGCTATCGATAGTTTGATAGCGTATACTGCTTTGGTTGATCGGGATCGCGTGAACTCGGTCAGTTGCTGGTTGCGGCGTTCCCGGATGTCGCGACATAAACCGCACTAAATTTAGGAGTAATCGATGAAGACTGTCGGCGATAAACTCGAAGCGTTCTCGGTCCAAGCGGCCAAGCCTGGTTTCAACAACCACGAAGAAAACGGCGTGTCGGCTTTCGAAACGATCACGGAAGCGTCGTTCCCGGGCAAGTGGAAGGTCATTTACTTCTACCCGAAGGACTTCACCTTCGTGTGCCCGACCGAAATCGTGGAATTCGGCAAGCTGGCCAACGACTTCGCAGATCGCGACGCCGTGCTGCTCGGCGGCTCGGGCGACAACGAGTTCGTGAAGCTGGCATGGCGCCGCGAGCACAAGGACCTGAACAAGCTGAACCACTACTCGTTCGGTGACACGACCGGTGCTCTGATCGACCAGCTCGGCGTGCGTGACAAGGCTGCCGGCGTGGCCCTGCGTGCAACGTTCATCGTTGACCCGGACAACGTCATTCAGCACGTGTCGGTGAACAACCTGAACGTCGGCCGTAACCCGCAAGAAGTCCTGCGTATTCTGGACGGCCTGCAAACGGACGAACTCTGCCCGTGCAACCGCGCGGTCGGCGGTGCAACGCTGTAAGCGTCGTCTCGAAGCCCGCGAAAGCGGGCTTTTTCAGCCCAAAGCAATAGGAGAAATTTATGGAATTCCTCACCGCGATTAAGGCGCAGATTCCCGATTACGCCAAGGACATCCGCCTGAACCTCGACGGCACCATCGCCCGCTCCTCGCTCGAAGGCAACGACGCCGTGGGCGTGGCCCTCGCCGCGGCTTTTGCCGCCAAGTGCCAGCCCATCGTCAAAGCGATTCGCGAAGCCGGCGTGCTTGCCCCGGAAGAACTCGAAGGCGCATTGACCGCTGCGGCGATCATGGGCATGAACAACACGTGGTACCCGTATCTGGAGATGGCCGATAACGCCGAACTCAGGAACGAGAAGGCCCAATTGCGCATGAACGGCTACGCCACGCGCGGCGGCGTCGATCAGCGTCGTTTCGAAATGTACGCACTGGCCGCGTCCATCGTGGGCAAGTGCCACTTCTGCGTGAAGTCGCATGCCGCGCTGCTCGTCGACGAGCACAAGATGAGCACCGCGCAACTGCGTGACGTTGGCCGTATCGCCGCGGTCATCAATGCCGCTGCCCAGGTGATCGCCGCCGAAGCTGCATAAGCTGCACGGGCCGGGCGGAATAGCGCCGCCGGCGTTGCGCAACGCCGGCGGCGCGTGCCGTCACAACGCAAAACGGCGCTACCGGATTCATCAGGTAGCGCCGTTTTGCGTACTGGATGCGGGGCGGCGGCGTACGCCGACAGCCCGCTGGTCCCTCAGCGACCGATCAACAGTGCGGCCGCCTGCGCTTCGATCCCTTCCTGGCGGCCGAGATAGCCCAGCTTCTCGTTCGTCTTCGCCTTCACGTTGACCTGAGCGATGCCCACCCCGAGCGCGTCCGCAATCGATTGCGTCATCGCGGCGATGTGCGGCGCGAGCTTCGGCGCCTGCGCAATCACCGTGCAATCGACGTTCAGTATTTCATAACCCTGCTCGCGCACACGGCGCATCGCTTCCTTGAGCAGAACGACGCTGTTCGCCCCCTTGAAGGCGGGGTCCGTGTCCGGGAAGTGGCGACCGATGTCGCCAAGCGCCGCCGCGCCCAGCACGGCGTCGGTGATGGCATGCAGCAGCACGTCGGCGTCCGAGTGGCCGAGCAGACCTCGCTCGAACGGGATCGTTACGCCGCCCATCACGAGCGGACGACCGGGCACGAGGGCGTGCACGTCGTAGCCCTGACCGATGCGCAGTTTCGACAACGAGGCAAGAGAAACGGGAGAGATGGGAGAAACGGAAGAAACAGGAGTCACAGCGTGTTCAGTCATGGGGAATCGTCAGATGCGCAATAGCAATACGGTATGGCGGTTTGCTCAGGCGGATTTGGCTGCACCAAGAAACGCCTCGGCCAGCGCGAAATCTTCGGGATATGTCACCTTGAAGTTGCGCAGGCTACCGCGCACGAGCTTCGGGGCGTGACCGATACGCTCGATGGCACTGGCCTCGTCCGTCACTTCGGCGCCGGAGGCCAGGGCATCTTCCAGTGCATGACGCAGCATGCCGAGACGGAACATCTGCGGCGTTTGCGCCTGCCACAGGCCGTCACGCGACTGCGTGGCGCGTACCGACGCCAGCCCGCCCATCCCTTCTGTCCCGGCGGGCGGCTGCTCGCGCTTGAGCGTATCGGCGACGGGCAACGCCAGAATACCGCCGACGGGGTCGTCGCGCAGCGCACCGACGAGCGTACGGATCAACTCCGGCGTGATGCCAGGACGCGCGGCGTCGTGCACGAGTACCCAGTCGCTGTCCTGTGCACCGAACTCGGTGAGTGCCTGAAGGCCTCCCAGCACCGACGCATGACGCGACGGACCGCCACAGCGCCGCACTGCGAAACGCAGCGTGCCGAAGCGCCGTCCGTCGAAGTGATTGTCGTCCGGCGCCAACACCAGCAAGGTCTGCGCGAATTCGGAGCAGGCATCGAACGCGGCGAGCGCGTAAGCCAGCATGGGAAGTCCGCCAACGCTTCGGTATTGCTTGGGCACGGCGGCCCCGGCGCGCACACCGGTCCCGGCGCACGGGATCACGGCAAAAAGTCGGTCGCTCACGATAAAACGCAGGTAAGGGGAAAGCAGAGATTTTATAATAGACGCTGACTGTCACGGGGCCCCATGCGAATGGAGCCCCGTGCTTTGCCATTTCTGCAACGTTTTTCCTATGTCCTCCGCCAACGCCTTATCCCGTAGTACCGTGCCTGTGCCGCTCGTGAAAGCGGGACAGCGTTACGCCTTCGCCGGCTCGCATGCGTCGAGCGACGCCCTGCTCATCGCCCGTTATTTCGAGGAAAATCGCGATCGCCTGCCGCTGCTCGCCGTCGTCTGCGCGCAGGCGACCGACGCGCTGCGCCTTCAGCAGGAACTCAAATGGTGCGCGCCGGACCTGAGCGTGCGTCTGCTGCCCGATTGGGAAACGCTGCCCTACGACACCTTCTCGCCGCACCAGGATCTCGTCTCCGAGCGACTTGCCACGCTGCACGATCTGGGCGAAAAGCGCTGCGATATCGTGCTGGTGCCCGCCACCACGGCACTCTATCGCATGGCCCCCGCGAGCTTCATGGCGGCCTACACGTTCTTCTTCACGCAGGGCGAACGGCTCGACGAAGCGCGTCTGAAGTCGCAATTGACGCTCGCGGGCTACGAACACGTCAGCCAGGTGATGCGTCCCGGCGAGTACTGCGTGCGCGGCGGGCTGATCGATCTTTACCCGATGGGCTCTGCACTGCCCTATCGTCTCGATCTGTTCGACGACACCATCGACAGTATTCGCGCGTTCGACCCCGATACGCAGCGCAGTCTGTATCCGGTCAAGGACGTGCGTCTGCTGCCCGGGCGCGAATTCCCGTTCGACGAACCCGCGCGCACGGCCTTCCGGGGACGCTGGCGCGAAGTCTTCGAGGGGGACCCGAGCCGCAGCCCGATCTACAAGGACATCGGCAGCGGCGTGCCCTCGGCAGGGATCGAATACTACCTGCCGCTGTTTTTCGAAGAGACGGCCACGCTCTTTCACTACCTGCCCGCCGACGCCCAACTCGTATTCATCGGCGATCTGGACGCGGCCATCGGCCGCTTCTGGAACGACACGCGCCAGCGCTATAACTTCCTGTCGCACGATCGGGAGCGGCCGGTGTTACCGCCGGAGCAACTGTTCCTGCTCGATCAGGACTTCTTCGCACTCGCCAAACCGTTCGCGCGCCTGACGCTGCCCACGCCGGGCGATGGCAGCTGGGCGATCCCGCTGCCGCCGCTGGCGATCAACCGTCGGGCCGACGATCCGCTCGCCGCCCTGCGCGCATACCTCGCCCGCACGCCGGCCCGGGTACTTCTGTGCGCCGACTCGGCCGGGCGTCGCGAGACGCTGCTGCAACTGCTGCACGACAACGATCTCCGGCCGGCGAGCGTGGAGTCGCTGGAAGATTTTCTGACGTCCGACAAGCGCTTTTGTATCGGCGTCGCCCCGCTGGCCGCGGGCTTTCTGTTACCGACGGAAGATCTGGCGTTCGTCACCGAAAACGAGTTGTACGAAGGCCTCGCACGCCGTGCGGGCAAGCGCCGTCAGGAGCAGGCGACCTCCGTCGATTCGATGGTGCGCGATCTCGCCGAGTTGAAGGTCGGTGACCCCGTGGTCCACAGTCAGCACGGCATCGGCCGTTATCAAGGCCTCGTCAGCATGGACCTGGGCGAAGGCGAAACGGAATTCCTGCATCTCGAATACTCGGGCGAGAGCAAGCTATACGTGCCGGTCTCCCAATTGCATCTGATCTCGCGTTACAGCGGCTCGGACCCCGACACCGCGCCGCTGCATTCGCTGGGCTCCGGACAGTGGGAGAAGGCCAAGCGCAAGGCCGCACAACAGATTCGCGACACCGCGGCCGAACTGCTCAATCTCTATGCGCGCCGCGCCGCGCGCTCGGGCTATGCGTTCGAACTGTCGCCGCGCGACTACGAGAAGTTCGCCGACAGCTTCGGTTTCGAAGAAACGCCGGATCAGGCAGCTGCCATCGCCGCGGTGATGAGCGACATGACGAGCGGCCGGCCGATGGACCGTCTGGTCTGCGGGGACGTCGGCTTCGGCAAGACCGAAGTCGCACTGCGCGCCGCCTTCATCGCCGTACTCGACGGCAAGCAGGTCGCCATTCTCGCGCCCACCACGCTGCTCGCCGAGCAGCACGCGCAGACCTTCTCCGACCGTTTCGCCGACTGGCCCGTGCGTATCGCCGAACTCTCGCGCTTCAAGACCGCGAAGGAAGTCAATGCCAGTGTGAAAGCCATCAACGAAGGTCAGGTCGACATCGTGATCGGCACGCACAAGCTGCTCTCGAACGACATCCAGTTCCAGCGGCTCGGGCTCGTGATCATCGACGAGGAACATCGCTTCGGCGTCCGTCAGAAGGAAGCCCTCAAGGCGCTGCGCGCGGAAGTCGACATGCTCACGCTGACCGCCACGCCGATCCCGCGTACGCTGGGCATGGCGCTGGAGGGATTGCGCGACTTCTCGGTGATTGCAACCGCGCCGCAAAAGCGTCTGGCGATCAAGACCTTCGTGCGGCGCGAAGAAGACGGCGTGATCCGCGAAGCCATGCTGCGCGAACTCAAGCGCGGCGGTCAGGTGTACTTCCTGCACAACGAAGTGGAGACGATCGAGAACCGCAAGGCGCAACTCGAAGCGCTCGTGCCGGAAGCACGTATCGTGGTCGCGCACGGCCAGATGCACGAGCGCGACCTCGAACGCGTCATGCGCGACTTCGTCACGCAGCGCGCCAACGTGCTGCTGTGCACGACCATCATCGAGACGGGCATCGACGTGCCGACCGCCAACACGATCCTGATGCATCGCGCCGACAAGTTCGGTCTCGCGCAATTGCACCAGTTGCGTGGCCGCGTGGGCCGCTCGCACCATCAGGCCTACGCCTATCTGCTCGTACACGATCCGAAGTCGCTCACGAAGCAGGCGCAGCGGCGTCTCGAAGCCATTCAGCAGATGGAGGAACTCGGCGCCGGCTTCTATCTGGCGATGCACGATCTGGAGATTCGCGGTGCGGGCGAGGTACTCGGCGACAAGCAGTCGGGCGAGATTCACGAGATCGGCTTCCAGCTCTATACCGACATGCTCGCCGACGCCGTGAGCGCTCTGAAGGCGGGGCGCGAGCCCGATCTCAACGCACCGCTCGCCGCCACCACGGAGATCAATCTGCACGTGCCCGCGATCCTGCCGAGCGACTACTGCGGCGACGTGCAGGAGCGTCTCTCGCTGTACAAGCGGCTGGCCAACGGCACGCACACCGACGCCATCGACACGATTCAGGAAGAACTCGTCGACCGTTTCGGGAAGCTACCGCAGCAGGCGCAGGCGCTCATCGAAACGCACCGCCTGCGTCTGCTGGCCAAGCCGCTGGGCATCGTCAAGATCGACGCGAGCGAGGAAGCCATCGCGCTGCAATTCGAACCGACGCCCTGCGTCGATCCGATGCGCATCATCGAGCTCGTGCAAAAGCATCGCCACATCAAGCTGGCCGGACAGGACAAGCTGCGCATCGAAGCCAAACATGCGCAGCTCACCGACCGGGTCCGCGCGATCAAGGAAACGCTGCGCGCGCTGGGGTCCCCCGGTGCGAAGGCCGCCTGAACCCGGACCGGCCCCGGAAACGGCGCCGATACCGAAACAAAACCGGCAAGAATCGTGTGCGGCGCAGCAATTCACGACCACTGCGCTTCGTGCACGTCCGGACAAACCCGCGCCCGGCGTGCCTTTTCCCGTCAGGCAGGAATGGTTGTTCACACAACCTTTTACCTCTAAATTATTTTTGAGTAACATTTCCCAGTAGCAATACGTAATCGACGTAATTTACGTAAGAGACGTATGACTGGAGATTCCCGGAGATTCGAATGACAAGCGCTTCCCAAGCCATCGCCCCGCAGGCCACCAACGAGGCCCAGCCGGCATCGCTCGACTGGATCACGAAGCTGGTCAGCATCGACACCACCAGCCGTGAATCGAACCTCGGCCTGATCGAGACGGTGCGCGACAGCCTCAAAGACGCCGGCGTCGAACCGTGGCTGTCGTATGACGCCACCAAGCGCAAGGCCAACCTGTTCGTCACCCTGCCCGCCGCCGACGGCAACACGCAAGGCGGTATCGTCCTCTCGGGCCACACCGACGTGGTACCCGTCGACGGCCAGTCGTGGGACACCGATCCATTCAAGCCGGTCGTGCGCGACGGCAACCTGTACGGCCGCGGCACGTGCGACATGAAGGGTTTCATCGGCTCTGTCATGACGATGCTGCCGCAAATGCGCGACGCCAGGCTCAAGACGCCGTTCCATTTTGCATTTTCGTACGACGAAGAAATCGGCTGTGTCGGCGCGCCCGTAATGCTCGCAGAATTGCGTGAGCGCGGTATCCGCCCGGACGGCTGCATCGTCGGCGAGCCGACGAGCATGCGCGTGATCGTCGCGCACAAGGGCATCAACGCCTACCAGTGCTGCGTGCGCGGTCACGCGGCGCACTCGTCGCTCACGCCGAAGGGCTCGAACGCCATCGAATACGCCGCCCGTCTGATCTGCTACATCCGCGATCTGGCCGACCACTTCAAGCAGAACGGCCCGTTCGACGAACTGTTCGACGTGCCGTTCACCACGGCGCAAACGGGCACGATTTCGGGCGGTATCGCCCTGAACACGATTCCGGCGCTGTGCGAATTCGTCTTCGAGTATCGCAACCTGCCCGGCGTGGACGCCGAAGGCATCTTCCAGCGCATTCAGGAATACGCCGTGAACGAGCTGGTGCCGAAAATGCAGAAAGAGCACCCGAACGCCGGCATCGAGTTCAAGAAGATCGCCGCGGCCCCGGCGCTGGACGCTTCCGAACAGGACGCCATTACCCAGCTCGTGCGCGCCCTCACCAAGGACACCGACAAGCGCAAGGTCGCCTACGGCACCGAAGCCGGTCAGTTCCAGTTGGCGGGCGTGCCCTCGATCGTGTGTGGCCCGGGCAACATCGAACAGGCCCACAAGCCCAACGAATTCGTGTCGCTCGAACAGATCGCTCAGTGCGAGTCGTTCCTGCAAAAGCTGATTCGCAGCAACACCGTCGGCGCCTGATCGTGTCCGGCGCCCCGAAACGGTTCGGGCCGCAAGGACATCGAGGTCTCACCGGGCCGTATTCCGCCAGCCGGATGCGGCCCGTTGCCTTGGCAGACAAGGCAGCCGCGGCGTGCATGACCGGCCGGATACGGCTTGTCATAGGCGTGCGCCGTGCAACGCAACGTGCAGTACGCCTCACGTATTACGCAGTATCAGACGCCTGAACAAAGGCGCACAGGACACCCATCCGCAAGATAACAAGCACGTACGCCAGACAGGTTTCGGAGATCTCGCCCATGAGCGCAAGCGCAGCCCCCAACGCGACGGCACCGGCCGCCCGCACCTCCCCGCACGCATGGCGTGTGATCGTATCGGCCTCGATCGGTAACGCGCTCGAATGGTTCGATCTCGTCGTCTACGGCTTTTTCGCCGTGACGATCGCCAAGCTGTTTTTCCCGACCGGCAACGATACGGTCTCGCTGTTACTCACGCTCGGCACCTTCGGCGTGTCGTTCTTCATGCGTCCGCTGGGCGCAATCGTGATCGGCGCGTACGCCGACCGCGCCGGGCGCAAGGCCGCGCTCACGCTCTCGATCCTGCTGATGATGGTCGGCACGCTGCTCATCGCGATCATGCCGACGTATTCGGCCATCGGCGTGCTCGCACCGGTGGGCATCGTGATCGCCCGGATGGTGCAAGGCTTCTCGGCGGGCGGGGAATTCGGGAGTGCCACGGCATTTCTCGCCGAACACGCGCCGCAGCGTCGCGGGTTCTTCTCCAGTTGGCAGGTGGCCTCGCAAGGCCTCACCACG
This is a stretch of genomic DNA from Pandoraea faecigallinarum. It encodes these proteins:
- the ispF gene encoding 2-C-methyl-D-erythritol 2,4-cyclodiphosphate synthase, yielding MGGVTIPFERGLLGHSDADVLLHAITDAVLGAAALGDIGRHFPDTDPAFKGANSVVLLKEAMRRVREQGYEILNVDCTVIAQAPKLAPHIAAMTQSIADALGVGIAQVNVKAKTNEKLGYLGRQEGIEAQAAALLIGR
- a CDS encoding peroxiredoxin; translated protein: MKTVGDKLEAFSVQAAKPGFNNHEENGVSAFETITEASFPGKWKVIYFYPKDFTFVCPTEIVEFGKLANDFADRDAVLLGGSGDNEFVKLAWRREHKDLNKLNHYSFGDTTGALIDQLGVRDKAAGVALRATFIVDPDNVIQHVSVNNLNVGRNPQEVLRILDGLQTDELCPCNRAVGGATL
- a CDS encoding ATP-binding protein, with protein sequence MHPIRMVRGLFGGLFWRTFFLIALLIGVSLAAWYQSFRVIEREPRAQRVAQQLVSIVKLTRTALLYSEPDLRRALLQDLESNEGIRVYPREPADAVEKQRAGVVQDLIVRDVQRRLGTDTVIAASVNDIPAMWISFKIDEDDYWVAIEQDRIDTATGLQLFSWGTFALALSLIGAAFITALVNRPFARLAHAARAIGEGHRPDPLPERGMGEAAEANRSFNQMVEELDRLEADRALMLAGISHDLRTPLARLRLETEMSPSDESVKRDMISDIEQMDEIIGRFLDYARPASRTTQSIDLSEIARDTAANFDGRDDLNLSVDLADAAPVLAERTDLKRLLTNLIENARKYGRDAQTDIANVHISTRVLGERVEMRVRDTGPGIPEEQLHLVFRPFYRVDTARTKADGTGLGMAIVQRIASRYKGHASLRNVRPGSGLEIIVSFPLAK
- a CDS encoding carboxymuconolactone decarboxylase family protein, coding for MEFLTAIKAQIPDYAKDIRLNLDGTIARSSLEGNDAVGVALAAAFAAKCQPIVKAIREAGVLAPEELEGALTAAAIMGMNNTWYPYLEMADNAELRNEKAQLRMNGYATRGGVDQRRFEMYALAASIVGKCHFCVKSHAALLVDEHKMSTAQLRDVGRIAAVINAAAQVIAAEAA
- the ompR gene encoding two-component system response regulator OmpR, with product MENKNSPKILVVDDDPRLRDLLRRYLGEQGFNVFVAENATAMNKLWVRERFDLLVLDLMLPGEDGLSICRRLRGANDRTPIIMLTAKGEDVDRIVGLEMGADDYLPKPFNPRELVARIHAVLRRQAPPELPGAPSETMETFEFGDFALNLATRTLTKNGQEIALTTGEFSVLKVFARHPRQPLSREKLMELARGREYEVFDRSLDVQISRLRKLIEPDPGSPRFIQTVWGLGYVFIPDGGA
- a CDS encoding DUF1800 domain-containing protein; the protein is MSRAALSAADPSRRPLTADDARYFLTRAGYAPDARELAPFVGLTRAQAVDQLLMQARRTAVTPPPAWAADPPLYGAALKGMTPDERRELNERRNRMASALSAWWAQEMATTPSPLTERMTMFWHNHFVSSDDKVREPTVLYRQNVLLRANALGNFGTMLHDVSKDPAMLIYLDGAGSRKGHPNENFAREVMELFTLGEGHYTEQDVREAARAYTGWSLDRSTMTYVWRADLHDTGTKTVLNRTGDFDGDQVLDILLARPETARFIVGKLWLEFVSPTPDPTQVERVADAFRASGYDIRVAMRALFLTPAFWDARARGTLIKSPSEFVTDTVREFDIGYDDPQMLAQQMRVLGQDLFRPPNVKGWPGGDAWIDSTTLLARKQFVERMFRATENANAGGPSAAMSVSSTPIRSGVQRTALRAGQAMPRTVAGVRFDLSRWLQPYALGPVDVPDGASREALQRAVLPLAPAAPQPPGVNSASFLQALLMDPAYQLK
- the ispD gene encoding 2-C-methyl-D-erythritol 4-phosphate cytidylyltransferase — protein: MSDRLFAVIPCAGTGVRAGAAVPKQYRSVGGLPMLAYALAAFDACSEFAQTLLVLAPDDNHFDGRRFGTLRFAVRRCGGPSRHASVLGGLQALTEFGAQDSDWVLVHDAARPGITPELIRTLVGALRDDPVGGILALPVADTLKREQPPAGTEGMGGLASVRATQSRDGLWQAQTPQMFRLGMLRHALEDALASGAEVTDEASAIERIGHAPKLVRGSLRNFKVTYPEDFALAEAFLGAAKSA